A window of Daucus carota subsp. sativus chromosome 2, DH1 v3.0, whole genome shotgun sequence genomic DNA:
AACTGGTCAAGTGTCACTGTGCTGGGCTTGGCCAgctcaatatttttttaatttttaacaaccacTTTTCCAAAAACTGCTCTGCACTTGCAATTCTAAAAGCAAAGTGACGTTAATATATAACCGTTTAATAACGTTGTAAACATAATGTATATGTAAAcggtaatatttttctttcctaTAAATACCAATCCCCAAGCCCTTACTATTTACACTccttaattctaaaaaaattatattagtaaaAGATGAATCCAAATAATGCCCCATCGtcaaatcaaaattcaaattttaaaattctaaacCCTTAATTTCTATATCCGTACCCAAATTTCTATTTTCCCAATCCACAAAACTTAACCTTTAAttctcaaaattcaaaatctcAATACCAATTTCCACATTCTCAAAATTCTCTATTTCCATTTTTATATCCTAAAACATTCTCCATATCAATTTTCATTTCCTCCATTTTCAAACCCACAATTTGAAACCCAAAAAACACCTATCAATATTCAAAATTCTCCGGAGACGCAAGTCCCGGCCTTTGGTCATAAAAACATTATTGATCTAAATAGTGATTGTGAGGAAACCGAAAAAGTACGAGAAGTTATTGGTCAGTGCAAGTGGGTTGAAGATAAACTTTTAATAAGTGCATGGTTGTATGTGTCAATCGATCCTCTAATCGGTACTGATCAACAAGCCGACGCATTTTGGGATCGAATTCGTCAATATTATGAAAAAGATAATCCTTGTGTTAGTAAGAGAGGAGTTAGGGAAATGAAAAAAGGTGGAAACGAATAAATGAAGGTGCTCAGAGATATGTATTGTGTTATGATGAGGCTCAACGAATAGTCGGGAGCAGCTCAAACTTGGACGACATAATTGAGACATAATGCActtcatttaaaatattagaagaagAAGTCTAGCTTTGACAATCATTGGCGTGAGCTTCGTAGCCAACCCAAGTGGAGAACTCCTACAACTAGTGCAAGTTCTAAAAGAACTAAATTAAGTAGTTCTGGAGCTTACTCATCGGAGGGAAATAATGATACACCAACATCTGATGAATTTGAACTGATTCGTCCTACAGGTACGAAAGCAACTAAAAGGAAGGGAAAGGGAAACGGAAAGGGAAAGGGAAAGCGGAAGGCAACAGCTGCAGAAGTTGAGAAATCTAAGGCTTTCGAAGTTAATGACTTGAGAAGAATAACCATAATGGAAACCGTAAATGAAATTCGCCAGAAAGAGATTGAGACTCGACAAAGGGAGCTTGAGGAAAAACAAGCTGAGATGGATTTAAAAGTCATTCTGGCAGATACTGAAAAAATGACTGATGTTCAGCGTAAGGCTCATGCAatattttttgagaaaatattgGCAAGAAACTAGCCGTTGAAAGTTAGtggttgtttttatttatttgtaaactaGTCGTTGGAAGCTAGTGGTTGTTCGTAATTTACATGGATTTAACCTCGCTCTACTTGGTAAACTGTGTTGGAATTGTAGGagaagaagagaaagaaaatcGAAAAAAACTTGAGAGAATGTATATAGGAGTCATGGCGTGAATCAACACTGCCTTAAAGTTGAATTTGCCCCGCTACATATACACGACCTCTTAGCAATCAACCTTCAGGCTTACACGACTTCTATTTCTTTGGTGTAGTACAAAGAAATAGATTGAAATCAATCTTGATCATTGCCCAAAAATATGAGAGGAAAAATTATTTGTGTGTTAAAAAATGAGGGGAGACAGTGCTAAAACTTGTAACTCCAAGAATGACCAAAAGTCACAATTATTCAAGAAGGTAAAAGGTCTCTGAAATGAAAAGTCTGAAGAGTTCTgaagatttttattttaaagaaaacttttagaaataatatttatattaattctaACAGGAATTTCATTACAAGGCCTACATCTCTAGTGGCCAGAGTTTTCAAGTCGAGATACTTTCCTGATAATCATTTGTTTCAAGCTGAGAGAATAGAGGGCTCAACCTATGTATGGTCAGGAATATGGGAAGTAAAGGAGGCGTTATATGCAGGTTTTCAACTGGTTTGGGGTGATGGCAAAGTGATCAATAGTCACAAAGATCCATGTTTGAGAGGAAAACCAAAATTTTACAttgatgatcatcatcaaaaTAGTGTCATTGTATGACAAAGTTAGTCATTAATTCCGTCCTAATATCAAACAGTTGGACGAGAAAAAGGTTCGGTAAAATTTTCATAGCACTGATGTATCAGCTATCCTGAGCACTAAATGTCCCTAAAATCAGTCGGTTGACAGGTTTGCTTGGAATGAGACTAGTGACGGAAAGTATTCTGTCAAAAGTGGCTATCAATTCTGGTGTAAGAGGGATATTTCATCAAACCAGCATGTTCATTCTAATAGATGGAGTAGATTATGACTTCTTAATTTTCTccacaaaatcaaaaaaaagttatggCGATTCTGTAGGAACACTATACTGTGCGCAATCTTCTACGGCATAAAGGAGTTCAGGTATGAATTCTCTGTCCTTTTTGCACGTACGAGGCTGAGCCTGTGATTCATGTATGTTTTTGAATGCTATTTCACAAAGCAATGTTGGCAGGAGATGGGcttattttatgatatttcaGATGTTGAGTATGCATCGAGTTGACTTCTTTAAAAGCTAGAATTTGAGTCATTTGACAATCTAATAAAGATAACCACGGTTCTTTGGGGGATTTGGTTTGCTAGAAACAAAAAGTGTGGGAAGATGATGTCATTATTCCAGCTGTAGTAAACTCTTGGAGCGCAAATCATTTAATGGAATAGAAGGAAGCAGTGAAGAAGCATAATCTTTCAAATTATAGTCGTCCGACTGAAAGTGGTGGCAACATTGTAGTCAAGTGGAGTCCTCTTGTAGCAGGTCAATTAAAACTCAATGTAGATGCCCCTATGATTGAAGGTGCAAACTTTTTCTTAGTGGATATGGTCATACGTGATAATACCGGTCAATTTTTTAGGGTTAAGAACATGAAGATAGCGGGCTCAGTTATAGTCCTTGAAGCTGAAGTAGTATGGGTACAAGAAGCTTTGATTTGGCTTGGCGAGTTCCCTTCTCAAGAAGTGATAATTGAGTCTGATTCCCTACTGGTAGTTAATGCAGTTAACAGGGGTTCTCAATAACGTCTAGAGGTTGGTCCTATCCTAGATGCTTGCAGGGATATTCTGATGGAAAGAAGTTGGCTGAGTTTAGTTCATGTTAGAAAGCTAGCTAACAAGGGCGCACATCTTATGGCGTGTATTCCTTGTATGCTAAATAGCTTCAATATGTTTGAGTCTCCTCCGCATTGTTTGTTGGAGACATTATCTTCTGATCCTTTGTGAGTTTAATGAATTTTGTTACTTTAAGGAAAAAAAGAAGTCTTATTGTAATTGAAAGTTTATCATATTTTCTTGGGTGTATCCATATTCCATATTGATGTTAAGAGATTTTAATGAGCGGTAAATAGTTCATAAAATTTGTGAGACTTTAAAATATATCAGAAATTTATTTGATTCTTTGCGGAAATTTAATTGATTCTAGTACCatcagatttatttttcataattaaatattaaagcaTTTCTAAGACAAAATGGATTCATCAATGCTAGCTGATAAGACGGTACGAATCTTAATTTCACTGttagtcttttgataataagACCATTGCACAAAACGTTGACATCTACAAAGTTGTTTGTTGTATTTATTAATCatagaattgatcaagtcaattaaaGTCAACGTttgttatttagcaaaaaaaagtcaATGTTTGTTCCAAGATAGAGTCAAAACACGCATACATTCTATTTCCTAAAGTCAACAGATTCAGATAAAGTCAAGACGGGAATCGACGCCAAGgacataacttatatatattgaatatatgaGTATAAGATGGGTTTCGCGCAAGGTATTGAAGAAAACATATAATTCCAACACACCTTGCACATATATCATGTGTGGACTAATCAAGTGGCCCCAAGTGTATAATTCAAATGGAATTGGCTCAAGTACATGACCTTGAGTCGATTAAATGTCCCATATTTGTATAATGGCGCAAGGTGGCTATATATTAACCAAGTATCAAGACCTTGTGCCACCATATGATTCTAGGAGGTGTCAAATGATCATTTGAAGGAAGATTAGAAGACAAAATGGACCTTGCgtctcttccattgtatagaggCACAATGTGTTGATAAGTATAGTTAATAGGGGCGCCATGTTAAAACTACATGATTATTTCTAAGTAAACCTGGCGCCacgtcttttataaatatacacacatacaagAATAGGAGCACGGTGGCGTAACCTTGCTTGGAATGGAAGTCTATAAATAACCAaagtattttcatttaaaaacaaCAAGACACAAAATCATTTGTGCACACTACAAACACTCACACCCACacctagggctgagcaaaaccgaaccgaacccgaagaaccgaaccgaaccgtgaaaattcggtccggttcggttccaattttttcagaatttcggtcttttcaatttttcggtccggaccgaattaaaattcggttcggtccggtcccttaaaaaaaattcggttccggaccgaatagaccgaactttaattatcaattattagtggaaacatctctccctgatttccatttggcaatgatctcttgttccttatcaagctgttttcttatgatctcttctcttttcagaacaaccaagagatcatctttggttgtctgacactcaattttcagtttctcgaacttaataaattgagcttctaaagcaCTGTTCctgtcactaagaaaggtgttagcttccttaattctactattttccttagtgagagattttaaagaaacatgcaaatgatacaactctgtagacatttcatttatggtagcattgcattcatctttagttaactcaactaagtttgtagtgaatacctgactgttGCTTCCAGTGttctcttcttgatctgtggagttggccattagagcaagattgacaaactcttcctcatcttcagaatcatctccagctgcccaatcatcctttgtaatgaatgccctttctttttgcttgagaagttcataatatttctttttgtaatccATGTGATCACTGGATCTTTTCTCAGCTTTtggctttctgcattcattAGCAAAGTggcctgcattcccacagttgaagcatttgaattttgatctgtctaccatgcttctattagacttgggattgcctttgaaTGATTTTGCAGGATTGAAATTctatttgaatttcagtttggagaatcttcttgacaggaaggctagatgctcatcaattccatcactttcttcaccagaatcagctatatctttctcttttccttttcccTTGCTTGACTCTGTgctctcttctttgaccaacttctcagtttcttcaacttgagactttcccttgtccttgacagtatcatcaagggatgcaactagagccacagatgaatgccctttcttttggcttttctcaatctcttcatcttgttccatttcaagctcataagttttcaaggttccatacagtctctcaagagtatagtctttgaattcttgagtgtttctgagagagactgtcataggtttccattctataggaagagctcttaagaatttcaaatttgaatccttaacttgatatactcttccaaagagttttagaccatttaacagcttttggaatctgttaaatgtgtcactcaaaccttcaccagccttgaaatgaaatgactcatattgttgaatcagcaactgcatcttgttttctcttacttgctcattcccttcacagatggtcctgatggtatcccaaacttcttttgcacttgtgcagctaatgacactatcaatcatttcttgatctaaACCATTAAACAagaggttcatggttttcttgtcttTATGCACTTCCTCAGTATCCTCTTGAGAatactcatggataggttttggaaccaTTTTTCCTACCATATcctcaccatcagctcccatacttatgcagaccttcattgggacatgaggtcctttctcaatgcagttAACATAGCTTTCATTTATAGACAACAAGTGCAGatgcattcttactttccagagaaagtagttgtctttgtcaagaacagaaATCTTCACTCcaacatccttctttcccatctttctttagcagtgttgatctttttccctgtttgttgggaacctcgctctgataccaattgttattttacaccaactataagaaagattgtagaagggggggttgaatacaatctttcacaaatttaaaagatttaagaacaaacaCTTTATACACAACAAATAGAAAACACAAAGTAtaaaaaatacgggtggattgaatgatccacccatgagattttatatagaagaatctgtggattgattacaattcgcacagctgctggttcatcactcagacaagttctaactctcagattttctctcaagtaatttgaacaagttcaactgatgcttctaacttggttatatactccaagttttacaaagcttttagctagattacaaaaagcactctaatctaaaaaacaATGCtacacatctttgtcttatgcatgctttctgagatgtcttcatctttgaccatcatcttgatttgatccagattgcattgcatgagataagaatgtttctgcttttgcttcttctttattttcctaatcaggcttccatgtccattttagtgtaattcgatccatgtgattttcgatccatgtgatttgtcagacttaagctctagtcactttcaactgctctttgcttcatcagttgaaagttctggttactttcaactgctcttgacttcattagttgaatgttgcgctaggctcatcagttgaacgaattacaaacttcatcagttgaatgatgttccagtctcatcagttgaattccttagcatcatcagttgaatactttgtcttcagttgaatgcttggttttcatcagttgaaacatgatccagtcttcatcagttgaatagttacatctcatcagttgaatatccttcacttagataaaattacatggcattggatatttacaattagccatcctattctatccatctgttgataattcccaaagacaagaaatataacaatcacaactgaaatttgataaagatactaagtaagacatgttacaaaatgtttatgttatcatcaaaaattattgattcctaacagatCTTGTAAGAATtcgtaataaattcaattaatttcggATTTCGATGATTTTTGATGATTCAGAAAACTCTTTCCATTGCCTATAACTTTCGTTCATGTTGTTTCCTCATATTATGTTTCGAAATAATGTTTacaactcattttttattttaaaattcaattaaagtaggttttatttaattccaagttcaaaataaaattcgaaagttATGGGCAATTTAAAGTGTTGTCCGAGTCATCAAAAATCATCGAAATccgaaattaattgaatttattac
This region includes:
- the LOC108207263 gene encoding uncharacterized protein LOC108207263: MKKKKSSFDNHWRELRSQPKWRTPTTSASSKRTKLSSSGAYSSEGNNDTPTSDEFELIRPTGTKATKRKGKGNGKGKGKRKATAAEVEKSKAFEVNDLRRITIMETVNEIRQKEIETRQRELEEKQAEMDLKVILADTEKMTDVQRKAHAIFFEKILARN